The stretch of DNA ccatctatgcaTGCATTTTgctcaaaagaaaaaagaaaagagagagatccatgcatatgcaTATGCATGCCTCTACTGCCTCCCTATGAACGGAGCAGGCGCACTGCTCGTGTGgacaaaaaaaagaagaagcagATGGATGGAACAAACGTACAGTACTGTAtacttaggccctgtttggatcatggggttagagctagtttgggttagttggaggcttaaataacccaaaagtatccaaacagagagggttagagtgggttagtttcatctaacccaactatcccgATGAAGAGATGCTTATTTGGGTTAGAAtgggttagaaaataactctaactctaactgtgttagagtatccaaacagataTTAACAACAAGAATCTGCTTTTCAGGTTTGGCCGCTTCCGCCTGTGTGCCTCTGAAGTCTGAACCCAACTCAGCCCAACTGACAGTGTGCCCCGCATGCTTTTGCATTGCAGTCGGTTGGGTTGGGATACAGTCGGCCTGCCGGCCTCTCCTCTGCTCACAAGGAGACAACAAAACCACTAGGGGCAGATGAACTCTGTTTAGTTCACCACTGGACAAGCTCGATCGTCTAGTTCGCATCTTCTCATCGCAGTCTAAACACTGCTGCATTGCGATTTGTTACCGTGCAGCATCACGACACGCATTGCCTTCGCATGACTTGGCTGTTCCCGTTGGATCGGTCGAGAGAGAGGGAGGGAATGGGTCCAAATCGTTCCAGCGGCGCAGGAGCGTACGTGCCGTATCACTGCTACTACTACCACTACTGGATCAACCAGCTGATAATTaactctctttttttttgcgggtgagctGATAATTAACTCAACTGAGATGTaccactagtactagtagtacatacATACAGTACTACAAAAGGAGTACGCATATGTATATGCCATCGTCGTCTGCTGCTCCGCATCCCTGTTGGTGTGGACCCTGGACGGTGGACGCCTCCATGGATTTGGTGGCCGTCAATCGCTCTCGCGGGCTGTGGCTGGCTTGGCGAGGGTGCGTGGGAGAGCTAGCCTAGCATCTTTGACCGGGAGCACGGTCCAAGCCAAGGAACCGAACACCGATGCAAATGAGTTAATGATAAAAACCGGGAATTGCTTTTGGAGGCCTTCAAATGCAAAAtccgaaattttggaaaattcataTTTTTAGATTTCAGAAAATTCGGAAAAACAATATAGAGATAGATGAAGGCATGGCGCACAAGCGTGTAAATTTTCAGGACGGGATACGTTGAAATGAGGGCTCTGCAAAAATAACAAATCTGCGGctttttactccctccattccacaatgtagtgcttcctctatccacgtgcttcaactttgaccgtaaatttaactaccaagaccgattgcggcgagagcaaaaattatatcagtgaattcgtattcgaaagaagtttttaattatataatttttttctcccgccgcagttggtctcgttggttaaatttatgatcaaagttgaacctcgggaagcgcgggcgcactatattttgaaatggagggagtaacacATTATACTATTCATCCTCCTAGAACATGAATTTGTCCTTTTTCAAAGGTCACATTTCAACGTATTTCATCCTGAAATTGTACACACATACGCCTCACATCCTTGTTTACTTACACAATTTTCCAGATTTTTTTCGAAACAGAaaagtttgattttttttattttctttcaaagaatcggcctccatggaggccgagagcCAAAACGCCATGCTCCACAAAAACTAGCTATACAACTGTGGCTAGTTTAACGGATTGGTGCTATTCTTCATTTTTCTTTTGGAGCATCTATATACGTTAGGTATCTGAATTTTTTTTTATGTTTCAGTCACATTGAATTTGGTCCATTAGATAATAAATCAATGGatatgaaagaaaacaaaagaaaaggtgAGTGAATTCTGTTTCTTTTTCAGACAAATTACCTGGAGGCCACAAAAACCGAGTTGGCAAACTAACCGGGTTAAAGGTGCGATCCTTTAACCCATTATTAATTCTGTCCCCCACGTCATCGAGCGCGCTCGTCCCCTAGCCGCCGCCGGTAGCAAGCAGGGAAAGATGGatgaagatgaagaaaatcaaaagATCAAAAAATTGAAAGGGAAACAAATTGTAGAGGAGGCATCAGAACCTAAGATATGGATGGGGCTGCTCAATAGGTCAAAATTATCTAAAACCCTACATGCTAAAACCCTAGATGAGACATgatcaagaaaacaagcttatctaaCAAAAAAACATAGATCACAGAGACATTTAAAAAAAGATGTTGCTTAGTCCATCCACACAATATAACTAGGGGATCATCACCAACTTTTCTTGAACCATGAaccatagaacaattgttctacggtgtATTTAATTAATAATAATGTACATCAACTTTTAACCGAGCAACTAGTTACAAACCATATCTAACCATTATATCTGTGTAGGCAGTCAAATTTGAGCCTAATTTTTACAAAAATTAGCAAAATATTGTTTATGATATTTGTAAGTGGATCTTCATCATGAGTAAAAAAAAAGGCGACGAGTTGCTGCTACGTGGAATGTTCATTTCAACATTCCGGATAACCAAAAGTTTGCCATCAAATGACTTACAATATCTGGAGATTGGTTGGATCAGGGCGATGAGATTCGAACCTTGAGCAGTATGGACGTTGGATGGATCAGTTGCGTGTTAATGTCGTCACCATATTCACCCGAGCAAAATGAAATTTTGAAAGCAGACGAGCACGGTGATCTTGTCTTGCGTCTCGGAAATCGGTCTTGCTCGTGGACGAGCGCGGCCTGGGTGGGATCTTGAAACACGTCGGCTCTGCCTGCCTGCGTTTCTGGGCTGTGCTGGTGTTTCTTCAGCGATTAGTTGCCCTGTGATTTACAGAAACCTCTATCTAGTCTGAAGTTTGAACCtgtgttttttctttctttgtttcGCGAATGCAGCCTGGATCTGTCTGTCTGTCTGTTTGCATCGTCCAAGCTTGAGCATAAGAATTTCATTTTATTCATTTATCACTCGAGCTGTTGATGGTTTTCCAGCCGGCTGCAGCTAGCCACCTCAACTTAGGTGCTGAGGTTTCACGATTGTGAttgatctttttatttatttttctgcagtAATTTGTGCAACTCTGAATAATATATCCTTCAGGAATGCAGTTCAGTGTTATCCTCACAGCCGTGCCCAACTTTTGCCAGCGGGATACTTCTCTTAgttttttaatgagtacttttcaaAAGACTGAGCCGACATGTCATGGTGAGACCAAAAAAGTCATCAAAGGTGTATCGTAGTCGAATAAATGCAGAAATCAGAAATAAATGCGAGCGCCAAGATTTAATTGAATGAAAATACTCCTACATGTCTAGTATCCGGAAAGGCCAAACGTAAATAAGCTGTTGGCTTACTTTTACAACCAACGTTTTCTGTCAGGCAGGTGTACCTCGTAGTTGCCTTCGACTATTTTGTCTAACCTGCAAAATCATTTGTCTTTATCCGCACAATTCTATTATGTTTAATTAATCAACGGGACATTATCTTTTGCTTCTGTTTTGAAAAAAGAAATAATTTTTTGCCGGGCCTCCGTAGTGATTTTCACTCCGCTTTTTTCTAAGTAACtaaataattttttattttttgtaaagaAATATAGGATCGTTTAGGTCACTATTTTAATCCGAAGCTGAAAAATATTAATGTGTGGAAGTCTCTGTTGGGTGGATTTTGTTTGCACTATGGTACGGTGGCGGAGAAGAAGATACCGTGGAAAAGATACCTCCAACCCCCGGGCGACAGATTCCGTTACGGCAGCCTCCAAAATCCGGCgagtcgccgtcgtcgtcgtcgccgcctcgtATCCGTTAGCAACAACAACAGACGGAGCACCCAACCCCACGTCCCCCCCTCCTCTTCTCTCCACTCTCCGCTCTCCACGCACGCGCGCACGCACCTCACCtcatcccccctccccctccccctcccccctgccCCGACACAGCGGCAGCGCCCGNNNNNNNNNNNNNNNNNNNNNNNNNNNNNNNNNNNNNNNNNNNNNNNNNNNNNNNNNNNNNNNNNNNNNNNNNNNNNNNNNNNNNNNNNNNNNNNNNNNNNNNNNNNNNNNNNNNNNNNNNNNNNNNNNNNNNNNNNNNNNNNNNNNNNNNNNNNNNNNNNNNNNNNNNNNNNNNNNNNNNNNNNNNNNNNNNNNNNNNNNNNNNNNNNNNNNNNNNNNNNNNNNNNNNNNNNNNNNNNNNNNNNNNNNNNNNNNNNNNNNNNNNNNNNNNNNNNNNNNNNNNNNNNNNNNNNNNNNNNNNNNNNNNNNNNNNNNNNNNNNNNNNNNNNNNNNNNNNNNNNNNNNNNNNNNNNNNNNNNNNNNNNNNNNNNNNNNNNNNNNNNNNNNNNNNNNNNNNNNNNNNNNNNNNNNNNNNNNNNNNNNNNNNNNNNNNNNNNNNNNNNNNNNNNNNNNNNNNNNNNNNNNNNNNNNNNNNNNNNNNNNNNNNNNNNNNNNNNNNNNNNNNNNNNNNNNNNNNNNNNNNNNNNNNNNNNNNNNNNNNNNNNNNNNNNNNNNNNNNNNNNNNNNNNNNNNNNNNNNNNNNNNNNNNNNNNNNNNNNNNNNNNNNNNNNNNNNNNNNNNNNNNNNNNNNNNNNNNNNNNNNNNNNNNNNNNNNNNNNNTGCCGCTGCACCCCTGCTGCGCCGCGGCGACGCCCGCCATGGCCACCACGGCCGGCAGCTGCAACGTGtcctccgccccgccgccccggtACCTCGGCTCCGGCCAGGGCCGGCTCCGCCTCGCTCCGGCCGCCAGCCGGCGTAACAGCCCGCTCCTCCGCTGCTCCGCGTCCGGCGGTGACGGGCCCGACAAGGTTCTTGAGAAGCGCCGGGCCGAGCTCACCGCCCGCATTTCCTCCGGCGAGTTCACCGCCCAGGGCCCCGGGTCAGTGCTCCCCGCCTAATTCCTCATCCTCTCCGCGCATTTCTTTCCCCTCGCGTAGCTCCGGTGCTGATTGGATTGGGCGCGGTGCTTGAATTGTTCTGTTCAGATGGCTCGCGCCCGTCGCGGCGAGGCTGGCCAAGCTGGGCCCGCCGGGGGAGCTCGCGGCCGGGCTGCTCACCAAGGTAGCGGGCGGCGAGCGCAGGGGCCCGGAGCTGCCGCAGGCGGTCGGGTCGCTGGCCTCCGTCGCCGGGGAGGCCTTCTTCCTGCCGCTCTACGACCTCTTCCTCACCTACGGCGGCGTCTTCCGCCTCAACTTCGGGCCCAAGGTGAGCGAGCCATCCATCGAATTGCCCACAAAATTTCAGTCTTCTGAACCCTGCCATGTTGCTAATGCTCCGCACCTTCTTTTTCATCTGCTTCCTCCAGTCTTTCCTCATCGTCTCTGATCCGGATGTAGCTAAGCATATCCTGAGGGACAACTCCAAGGCTTATTCCAAGGTTTGGTTCTGAATTTGGTCGTACTCATTTTCAAACAGTACAGAAATGTTTCAAAAGGCTTCAGAAATGAGTAGCATGATGTTTGATTCAGTCCTGGTTTGATAATGGTGGGTGCAGGGTATCCTTGCGGAGATACTGGAGTTTGTGATGGGCACAGGTCTGATCCCGGCTGATGGGGAGATCTGGCGTGTTCGACGGCGTGCCATTGTACCAGCATTACATCAGAAGGTTCTAGCTCTCTACTCACTATCAAGGTTCTGTGGGTATTGCTTTCTTTATAGTGTAACTTTACTCACCTGAATTATGCATGGCAGTATGTTACAGCAATGATAGGTCTCTTCGGAAATGCTTCAGACCGGCTTTGCCAGAAGCTGGACAAGGCGGCATCTGACGGGGAGGATGTGGAGATGGAATCTCTCTTCTCTCGACTAACACTGGATGTCATCGGGAAGGCAGTGTTCAATTATGATTTTGATTCATTATCTTACGATAATGGAATAGTTGAGGTTATTGCTCAGATTTTGTCGTATTCCTGAGTACATTATGAAATTTAATTTGCTTATGTTTTCTGTCAACTTTACTTATTCGGTTTGCTGGTTCATCATCAGGCTGTGTATGTAACATTACGGGAAGCGGAAATGCGGAGTACATCTCCTATTCCAACTTGGGAAATACCCATATGGAAAGACATCTCCCCTCGGCAGAGGAAGGTCAATGAAGCTCTCGCACTGATAAATAATATTCTTGATGAACTAATTGCTACTTGCAAGGTAAGCCTTCTCTTATACTTTGACATTAGTAAATAGTAATTATTGTGTTTAGAAAAATCATGACACTGGGACAATTACTGCAGAGGATGGTAGATGAAGAAGATTTGCAGTTTCATGAGGAATACATGAATGAGAAAGATCCTAGTATTCTTCATTTTCTATTGGCATCTGGAGATGATGTATGGGACATCTGCACTGACAAAGTCGTTTAGATATTTTAACCTGCTGATATTCACATTGCTCCATTGTTCAATCCATCTATCTTAGGTGTCCAGCAAGCAGCTCCGTGATGATCTGATGACAATGCTCATAGCTGGCCATGAGACCTCTGCAGCAGTCTTGACTTGGACATTTTATCTTCTGTCTAAGGTGTGATACTGCCAATAACTGAAAACCCAGTGCTATAGTAGTATAGCAATGTCACATGATAATGTGTCGTTCATCATTTTTATATTCATCAAGCCATCAATATTGGTACTTATTCTCACTGTGTTATCTATTGCTAACTTGCAGTATCCGAATGTAATGTCCAAGCTCCAAGCTGAGGTAGACTTAACTTTTATGCTCAATATGGGTTTCCATGGAGGTACACTTCTGAATCGTACAAATGCCAATTAACTTTTCTTTGCTCAATTATCCACAGGCTGATGCTGTTCTAGGAGATGGTTTACCAACACTTGATGATGTGAAGAAACTTAAATATACTACTCGAGTTATTAACGAAGTAAGTACCAAAAACTGTTGCCTTGCCACATAATGAGTTTCGTCGTTGAATGATAACATTACATTTATTGCAGTCTTTGAGACTATATCCACAGCCGCCAGTTTTAATTCGCCGCTCCCTTGAGGA from Triticum dicoccoides isolate Atlit2015 ecotype Zavitan chromosome 6A, WEW_v2.0, whole genome shotgun sequence encodes:
- the LOC119318535 gene encoding protein LUTEIN DEFICIENT 5, chloroplastic-like codes for the protein MATTAGSCNVSSAPPPRYLGSGQGRLRLAPAASRRNSPLLRCSASGGDGPDKVLEKRRAELTARISSGEFTAQGPGWLAPVAARLAKLGPPGELAAGLLTKVAGGERRGPELPQAVGSLASVAGEAFFLPLYDLFLTYGGVFRLNFGPKSFLIVSDPDVAKHILRDNSKAYSKGILAEILEFVMGTGLIPADGEIWRVRRRAIVPALHQKYVTAMIGLFGNASDRLCQKLDKAASDGEDVEMESLFSRLTLDVIGKAVFNYDFDSLSYDNGIVEAVYVTLREAEMRSTSPIPTWEIPIWKDISPRQRKVNEALALINNILDELIATCKRMVDEEDLQFHEEYMNEKDPSILHFLLASGDDVSSKQLRDDLMTMLIAGHETSAAVLTWTFYLLSKYPNVMSKLQAEADAVLGDGLPTLDDVKKLKYTTRVINESLRLYPQPPVLIRRSLEDDMLGEYPIGKGEDIFISIWNLHRCPKHWDDADVFNPERWPLDGPNPNETNQKFSYLPFGGGPRKCVGDMFATFETVVATAMLVKRFDFHMAPGAPPVEMTTGATIHTTKGLNMTVTRRIKPPVIPNLEMKIVSDSEGSTSSTASVAVSAASIASGEGQQVEVSTSQV